One genomic window of Fusarium keratoplasticum isolate Fu6.1 chromosome 3, whole genome shotgun sequence includes the following:
- a CDS encoding Replication termination factor 2 codes for MGNDGGSIPKRRELVKNAARAPTVSELKATALESLAHAWAHCALSGEPLDIDTVVSDWRGRLYNYEAILKGLMPSDDPNDVTPSSLGIKSLRDVAKLKVSKNGSKWVCPISMKELGPAVKAVYLVPCGHVFADVAMKEIQEKACPECGVEFSEDNIITILATTETDIERLEKRMEKLKGQGLTHTLKKDKSEKKKKRKGDDVKEEEAKAASKENGKSGKKEDSRISGINNSFAASLTAKVLAEQDERNKRRKLVAEAARG; via the coding sequence ATGGGTAACGACGGCGGCTCGATCCCCAAGCGTCGCGAGCTTGTCAAGAACGCAGCGCGTGCCCCGACCGTTTCCGAACTGAAAGCCACCGCACTCGAATCGCTCGCTCATGCATGGGCTCACTGCGCACTCAGTGGCGAACCCCTCGACATCGACACCGTCGTCTCGGACTGGCGCGGGCGCCTTTACAACTACGAAGCGATCCTCAAAGGATTGATGCCGTCAGACGATCCGAACGATGTCACACCTTCAAGTTTAGGAATCAAGTCTCTGCGAGATGTGGCGAAGCTGAAAGTGTCCAAGAACGGCAGCAAGTGGGTGTGCCCCATTTCGATGAAGGAGTTGGGTCCTGCCGTCAAGGCTGTCTACCTAGTTCCTTGCGGGCACGTATTCGCCGACGTGGCAATGAAGGAGATCCAAGAAAAGGCGTGTCCGGAGTGTGGTGTGGAGTTCAGTGAGGACAACATCATTACGATCTTGGCAACCACAGAGACGGATATCGAGCGACTAGAGAAGCGGATGGAAAAGCTCAAGGGTCAAGGGTTGACACATACATTGAAGAAGGACAAGtcagaaaagaagaagaagcgcaagggtgatgatgtaaaggaggaggaggccaaagCCGCAAGCAAGGAGAACGGCAAGTcggggaagaaggaagacTCCAGGATCAGCGGCATCAACAACTCGTTTGCAGCCTCGTTGACGGCCAAGGTTTTGGCTGAACAGGATGAGCGGAATAAACGGAGAAAGCTGGTGGCAGAGGCGGCCAGAGGTtga
- a CDS encoding Zn(2)-C6 fungal-type domain-containing protein: MISLPSQTSPKPSGRKGSKKVRTGCITCKIRKVKCDEAKPHCLRCIKTGRKCDGYRQTPNSSPEPLSLSPSPGFGSPAETRAFDYYRSRTSKILSGPFDTGFWGGLVIKMSATEPAVRHAILAISSLHEAVDSRSRTGHKLDTRFAFREYGNAITSLRNWAQRDEPSAIPLLVCILFICVEFLADRDSAAQMHICQGRKILSGLGDGHSSTMEMVKRSLVPIYTRLSLSSFLFGSRPAPIPNHLRAWAEVPAVFATVEEARYGLYLVLDEGLQFGTRAHALAFDPNCDPLVMQQLQNEQQRLLSQVSRWYAAFTVLTSMSPQSPALESQLNILRMYHQASLVWISTSLQTSELAFDAHLPAFASIISLASSVIGSIPTNSKLEPFTFETELVAPVYWTATKCRHPLLRRAALKLLTREQMRNRRENLWHVRETAVIAARIIEFEESDIQDPLDLTLGAMSTNLESSSQGSSESGSFDIHTCSARKIKIDVSSPPTLPALPPAFTDPTPAESVAGNTPGSGASSMSSPSNTSEPMSPITAALEGIQQLDTAALKSASLESPFGVPEHRRIKNAIIGVAEDGGIWTTFFQDPEPGQTQWKVTREFLRC, translated from the exons ATGATCTCACTCCCGTCTCAGACAAGTCCAAAGCCATCGGGACGCAAGGGGAGTAAAAAGGTCCGGACTGGCTGCATAACCTGCAA AATTCGAAAAGTCAAGTGCGACGAAGCAAAGCCGCATTGTCTACGATGTATCAAAACAGGTCGCAAATGCGATGGCTATCGCCAAACACCAAACTCTTCCCCGGAGCCTCTATCGCTTAGTCCATCGCCTGGCTTTGGGTCTCCGGCTGAGACGCGCGCTTTTGATTACTACCGCTCGCGTACTTCCAAGATCTTGTCTGGGCCGTTTGACACGGGCTTCTGGGGTGGTTTGGTCATCAAGATGAGCGCGACAGAGCCAGCTGTGCGCCACGCAATATTGGCTATCAGCAGTCTTCACGAGGCCGTTGACTCTAGGAGCAGAACAGGACACAAGCTTGATACGCGATTTGCGTTTCGAGAGTATGGGAATGCCATCACGTCGTTGCGCAACTGGGCTCAACGCGATGAACCCTCAGCTATTCCACTCCTCGTCtgcatcctcttcatctgcgTCGAGTTCCTGGCCGACCGCGACTCGGCGGCTCAGATGCACATCTGCCAGGGTCGAAAGATTCTCTCAGGTCTAGGTGACGGACACTCTTCGACAATGGAGATGGTGAAGCGCTCGCTCGTGCCGATATACACGCGTCTGAGTCTCTCGAGCTTCCTCTTTGGCAGTCGCCCGGCCCCTATCCCAAACCACTTGAGAGCCTGGGCCGAGGTGCCCGCTGTGTTTGCGACAGTTGAAGAGGCTCGATACGGCTTGTATCTGGTACTGGATGAAGGCTTGCAGTTTGGTACAAGAGCACATGCCCTTGCCTTTGATCCTAATTGCGACCCTCTAGTCATGCAGCAGCTCCAGAACGAACAGCAACGGCTCTTGTCGCAAGTCAGCCGGTGGTACGCCGCCTTTACCGTCCTCACCTCGATGAGTCCTCAGTCTCCAGCCTTAGAGAGCCAGCTGAACATTCTCCGAATGTATCACCAAGCAAGCCTGGTCTGGATATCCACATCCTTGCAGACATCCGAGCTTGCATTCGACGCGCATCTCCCAGCATTcgcatccatcatctcccttGCATCTTCCGTCATCGGCTCCATCCCCACAAACTCCAAGCTGGAGCCCTTCACTTTTGAGACGGAACTCGTCGCTCCCGTGTACTGGACTGCGACCAAATGTCGCCACCCCTTGCTGCGACGAGCAGCCCTCAAGCTCCTAACTCGAGAGCAGATGCGGAACAGGCGGGAGAATCTCTGGCACGTCCGCGAAACGGCCGTGATCGCTGCCCGCATCATTGAGTTTGAAGAGTCCGACATCCAGGATCCCCTGGATCTTACATTAGGCGCCATGTCCACCAATCTAGAATCTTCAAGCCAAGGCTCTTCCGAGTCCGGGTCTTTCGACATCCACACGTGCAGCGCCAGGAAGATCAAGATTGACGTGTCGAGCCCTCCCACTCTCCCTGCACTACCGCCGGCCTTTACCGATCCAACACCAGCGGAAAGTGTCGCAGGCAACACGCCTGGGAGCGGCGCGTCAAGCATGTCCTCACCAAGCAACACATCAGAGCCCATGTCGCCGATAACAGCAGCCCTCGAGGGAATCCAGCAGCTCGATACCGCCGCTCTCAAGTCGGCGAGCCTAGAGTCGCCGTTTGGAGTTCCCGAGCACCGGCGGATCAAGAACGCCATCATCGGGGTAGCTGAGGATGGAGGGATTTGGACGACTTTCTTTCAGGATCCTGAGCCGGGGCAGACGCAGTGGAAGGTTACGAGGGAGTTTTTGAGATGTTAA